The Malus domestica chromosome 10, GDT2T_hap1 nucleotide sequence AACTGAGATGAACATGTCAGGCTACAAAGGCTACACTACTATGTAATCCCAAGACGATGATGACGATTATGGCTTGCGACACAATAATCTGCAGATAATGCTGGCCAATGCGGCAATGAAATCGACAAGACAACAACAAATGAGACTGCAATAAGTGCAAACGATGAGACGTTGTCTCAAAACCCTGAGTTATGTCTTTGAATCACTAAGACAACGTAAAAATGTCTAGAAAGTAAAGGTTTACGACAACATTCCGCTTTAATTCATTGTTAAATATCCCTTTTGCCTCTCAACAACAATAAAATgatcaaaactaaaaaaaaagtaacaatGATAAATAATATAAGAAAAGTAACAAATGATAAGTCTAAGAAAAATGAAGGACGCTGAACAAACTCCTAGCAACCTTAGGTCTTTCAATCCCTCAAGCCTAAAAAAATTAAGCATTTGAGTTGCCATGCGTAAATCCCGCAAAATAAACCAGATACCTATCAATACTCTTCTGAAAAAAAATATCCGACTACCAATGCAAAGTTAACTTGGCCTTAGTACCCAAAAATGCAATGGAGGGAGATTCACTCATTCAGATCCAATGCACCAAGCTGATCAGTAACGTCAGACTTCGTTGCAGCTGTACGCAGAACATCCATTGCCTCAGCTACCTTGTTCTTCAAGGCATCTGGAGACTCGATCAGATGGAGAACTTCCGTCTGGTCCATCTCTAGCAACATCCCTGTCACCTTAGCCGTGTGTTCAGGCTCAATCCGCTCAACAAGTGGATATAGTTGTTCACCCAGCATCTGCAATTTTCAAACACAATAATAATTAGCAAGTCTAGAACAAAAACAAAGATGGCACCAAACGCAACACAAGTTGAAGGAGTAATAACAAGAGGGTTAAAGAACATACCAAACGCTGATTCTCTGGGGTAGCAGAAGCTAAAGCTGAAGCAAGTGTTGACGTTGGCAACGGCCCAGAACGATGGATATCATTAGGAGACACAGGCAGCCCTGCACCGTCAAGTGGCAAAGGCATCATTGGACCCACAAGACCTTGAGGAGCCAAAGATGGGTCCACTCCATTCCGTGCATTGCCCATGTATCTCAAGCCTTGATTGGAATTACGGTGCAGTAACTGAAATTATGGATGAGTAAGAAATTATCAAAGGTGAAAGAAAAAACTGACAATAGTGACTATTGAGCAGGTGATGTAGTAATATAATGCATCATGATCGATAATTAAATTACACAACCAATTAGTGGTATCGAAATTTTGAgtaaatgaaaagaaaactgCTATGCCAAATCAGGAAACTATTGCACCTGCTGCTGCTGCACATGTTGGAAGTTCCCACTTCGCCGTACACCCATCCGCTGCCCAGGTTGACCTTGCCTCTGAAGGTGGTATGGCATAATGAAGTTACCCGGGCGCATGCCAGGCACTAGCTGCTGCTGGAAGCCATAACCAGCAGGCTGATGGGGTAGAATGCCAGAACCTTGACCAAAATACAGTTGTTGCGGGGCAAGTCTAGGTGCCCCAGGATGATATGCAGGAATTCCCGATGGCAATGGTGACATCCCACCTGGTGCTCGGATTTGGGCAAAACGTGCCTGAAAAAAATGATAAAGGTTGGAATAATGGATATGTGGATATGATTGACAACTGAAGCTTCCGTTTATCacgagaagaaaaataaaaaaagaatctgTGCAGACTAACCAATATCTGGGATCACCAAAGCTAATAGAAAATGAAAGTTGATGCTCagattatatataaaaaaaattcaagaactGATGAAAAAAGCTAAAAATAAGATAGTAAAGTTTGTACTCCGCCCCTTACATTGGAGTTAATCAGCTTTAGAAAAGAAAACCAACTTTGTAAACTTTAATGTAAAATACAATCAGACTCAAAATGCTTAAGCAGAGCCCCTCTCCTAAAGTTGAGTATGACGAGCCCTATGCAGATCCTTTCTATCATAAATGCAGAGAAATGCCATATATCAGAGGTATCAGAGGCATGTAAAATTACAACACTGAAAAATGAAATCAAAGCGAGCACACCGTCTAGATCCATTTAGTAATAATTGGTTTCATAAGATGCCTATATAATTCTTATCCTCAAATGAGAACCTACAATTCTACATTACAAGAAATTAAAGATTCCGAAACGACAAAAGGAGGATGCAATGAAGAAAACTACCTGTAATCGAGCCTTGCGCTCTTCTTTGCGTTGGGCCACGGCAACATACAAAGGCTTCCGTCCAATCATCTTGCCACTCATCTCGGCCAActgaagaagagaaaaagggaAGTTACTAACACAAAAACTGTTTTTTGGGGGGGGAGAGACAAAAGGTGAATTGCAGGATGTGCCAAGAATTCAGCATATAATAAAAAGCTTACGGCTTTATTGGCTTCTTCCGGAGTAGAAAATGCAACAAATCCAGAACCCTTGCTCACCCCTTGGTGATCAAGCATGACcttgaaaataaagaaaattaacattgttttttttttaatatattactTTTTAGGAGAGCTTCGGAATTATAAGTAAAGCTAACCTTTCGAAAAGGACCTACAAAGGAGACATAAACAGGAAAGACAAACCAGTAGTACAGTTGAAATAAGATATACCTTGCACGATGTTATTGTTCCAAATTCAGAAAATAGCTCCTTTAGTTTTTCATCATTTACTGTGTCATCAAGATTTTTGAGATATAAATTAGCACCTTGTAGCTTCTCAAATCTACTGAGCCTTTCCTGTTCAAACTTAGCTCTCAACTCCGCCTCCCTCTCAGATTTCCTTTGAGCCCTCCCGACAAACAAAACCTTGTCACCACTAACGGTGCTCCCATTCAACTTCTCAATTGCAGCAGCAGCTTCTTCTGGCTTCTCAAAGTTAACAAAACCAAAACATCTTGACTTTCCAGAACCATCCCTCATAACAACCGCACTGGTAATGTTACCATGCTCACCAAAAGTTTTCTTAAGGTCTTCATCTGTCGTCGTCTCTGACAAATTCTTCACATAAACATTAGTGAAATGTGGTGATCCATTTTGCCCATTCCTTTCCTGGCCTCGTTGAAACAGTCCAACATAAACCAGTTTTCCATTTATCAGCATTTTGTTCAGCTTCTTGATCGCCTCCTGCGCAGATTCCTCATTGTCATACTGTACGAACCCATACCCTTTCGATTGACCGTTGCCATCAAGTGCAACCTTGCAAGAAAGTACGTTGCCAAAGGTTGAAAAAGTGTCCAACAACGCCTTATGATCAATACTTTTGTCCAGGTTCTTAATGAACACATTGGCCTTTCCGCTCTTCCGAATGCTTGGATCACGATGAGAGTACATAATCCTGATGGGTTTCCCATTGATCGGAGTAAAATTCAAAACCTCCAGGGCATTAGCAGCTGCAAGTTACACGGCAGAAAATTACAGAAATCAATtcctagttaaaaaaaaattacttttttcCAAATGACGGCGATGGCGGggtaaaaaaatattaagtaGTTTATTTTATCCTATGCAAGTCTACAACTTCATccacaaaacacaaacaaaagatTAAACAATCTGTTTGCATTTTTTAATGACAAACACAGACAATAAACAATGCGATCGCAGAATCTTCCAACAAATTCGCAAAACAAATATCATTTTATTATACAAACGAAACAAAATCCGACAAGACAACAATAACAGAAACAAAAATCGAATTAGTAAACAATGAGATTCACGgaacacaaaaacaacaaaattacaaaattacaaaattacaaaaacagaAGACAGACATTGTGTGTTGAATCAAACAGGCAAACGCAGAGACAGATTACGAGAATGCGAAAAGTACGGACCGTGCTGAGGATCGCCGTAATTAACGTAGGCATAGCCGAGGGATTGCATTCGGCTCTGATCCCGACAGACCCGAATCGAAACGATCTGCCCCATTTGGTTGAACAGATCGTACAGCTGCGCTTCGTTCACACTCGGGTCCAGATCGCCCACGTACAGCGACACGTTCCCGAAAACCGACGGAGCCGCAACCGGCGGCGCCTGTTGAGCCGCCGGAGACACTGGTTGAGCCACCGGACCCGATACCGCCGCCGCCATTGCAGAAGAAAATcgaataaataatcaaataaatagGGAAAAAATGGGAAATTAGGGATAAGTTTAGGGTTCGCGGAGAATTCTTTGTATTTAGAGTGATGAGTAGGGTTTCAGTTGCTCTATAAATGgaatgaattttattttttgggaaaaaatgAAACCGAGATTTTATTTTCGggggattttttttaatttttaatttttgttcttcttctctgGAGGAAAGGGCGAGAGAGGAGTGAGAGGGAGCGGAAAGCAGAGACGAAGAGTGGTATATATACGGAGAGAGAGTGAATCGAAGCGGTGCGCTGGGAGTTCGTAACGATTAAGGTAGGGAAAGCGCGCGTGCGGGAGATGACGTGGCATTCTATGTGAGATGCGGTCGCGCTTTTTATTTGCTTTACGGCAGTTGGTGCTGGCCCACTTTTTTGGTTACGGTTGGCCAGGGCTTTTGGACACGTCTCTTTAATTTTCCGAAGGTGCctttttgtatatttcatcatgGAAAATATTGGcgctgacaaaaaaaaaaaaaaaaagaatcatgGATAATTGGTTGGTCAATGCCCAATATACAACTGTGTGAATTGGGAAAGAGATCATCTCCGAATCTCTTCCATCAAGACCACCTGATCAAATGATCTGAACCtttcaaattttatccaacggctaaaaaatttcacaatttTTAAGGAGTCAAAACAGAAGGTCCGGATCATTTGGATCCGATGGCTTTGGTagaagagatccggagaggatctctttccacTAGTTCAAATTCAATAAATACAATTACAGCAATGTCCCTAACTTTTGTGTAATTGGagttttgatttttaaatttaaaaaaattgaaattagatTTAACTCGTGATGGGATTCTGAAGTTGCTGGTAAAAGGAGATTCCCAAATCATCAGCAAATGCTTAGCTGGAGATTTTCATGTGCCGTGGAGAAGTTGCTAGTCCTTACTGGATTGTTTTTTGCTATTTCTTTTCTACATGTTATTAGAGAAGCCAATTTTTCTGCTAATGCTCTCGTTACTTGTGTACAACAACTTGATTCAATTTGTATTTGAATTAtgagtaaattacacaaaactacttcAATTATGGGTTGAactacaatctcatacatcatattttaaatattgaatGTCATATCTCAACTTATTAATTCGTTGCAATGTCAGACCtccattaatttttttgttaatttagctATTAACTGCTGATGTGGCAAGTAGCGGGCATAATCCAATGGCCGGAGATGAAGGAGACTTTGCCGAAGTTATGAAGGTGAGGGTGGCGTCTGGTGTGGGAGAAGAAGAATGCATGATGGTGATGGGAAGGGGTGCTTGGTTGAGAGACCTCttcattattttaattttattattaccaAAAAATTCTTatcttttaatatttaattaatttatcaaTCCGGTTGGATGAGTGAGTGGGCTGGGCTGCCTGGCTGCCTACCACGTCAGTAGTTAACATTTAAATTGATAGAACtttaacggatgtatgacaTTGTAAAGAATTAATAAATTGAGATATTACAtacatgaggtatgagattgcAGATTGATCTATACTTGAGGTAATCTTGTGTAATTACCCTTGAACCAATTACGTCCTGGATTGCGTCAAGCAGGCGCTTTACCTTGACGTTTCTTGTACTGGTCACCCAAAAGGCTTTTCTACTTAGTGTTTTTCCTTGCTAAAAAAAGTCccagaaaaatataataaattttaaCTACGTAAAAAACACAACACGGCAAAATTATATGATGACACAGAAAACGATTAAAATGTTATGACAACTACATTTGGTAGACCACATTGGAACCTCTCTCTAATAGATGTGGAATTTTTTGTTGTATTGGTGGTCCTTATCTTTATTAAAAGGTGTGGAATTCCGTTGTCTGGTAGTCTAATTACCTACATATGACAACTTAATTAGGAACTAACGCCAATCCATTAATCTAGGATTTGGTGGTGCTAGCAGCAACAACTATgtgggaaagggatcctctccagatccctTCCACTTGAGCCAACTGAGCAAAAAATAtgggcccttgaaatttgatctaacggttaaagtattataacttttaatggGGGCTCCTGTTTTTAacagtttgatcaaatttcaaagacccGAATTTCGTGCTCAGTTGGCTCAGGTGAAATGGATCCCTTTCCAACtatgtgaatgcaattcaaGTATCATGTTCTCATTAGCCttaataaacaaatatctaacgcAAAGATGCTTAGTGTGACCTGAAAACCAAATCGGTATAAAATGGGGGAACTTTATGTCTAATGAAAAGTTCACTGTGAAGGGTTTAGAGTTTAGGGAAACTGTCTGTTCAATCTTCAAAATCATAGACAGAATTAGATCTAGAGTGAAACCAATCGAAGTTAAGTTACAAGATTGTGGTGGTTGAAATCAAGTCTGAGTATTACAAAGGATACACACACAAATATTTATAGGCCTGGGAGGAACTTTCCCAGAACTTTTCTAGAATTATCAGGGGACAGAAGGCATCTTCATGTTTTGTTCATTACTTACACATGATAAGGAGGAATCTCCTCAATCAACTATACTTTACTTTAGATCAAATATATTCTAGATAAGATTCTTTGCTTTATATCACACCAAATACTATTCTACCATTGCTCATATTTGCTTGTCAAGAGTCTTATCACGGCTAACACTAACGGTAAAGAACATATGTGATAAGACCGAGTtgagatcctcttcggatctcaCTGTCTAGAGAGCCCAAGGACTAAAAAATCCAAACcattcgagagagagagagagagatatgggCCTTCGTTTTGTGTGAGATGAGCCGGTGGAAATGACTAATGGAGACCGCAAGATTCAACTTGAGTAGTCTAAATTTCTTGGTCCTTAAGCTCCGAACAGTGAGATCCGGAGATGATTTGAACTCATGATAACCCAttcattcttatttttttttttcctagtaAATGACACAAAGTTTGACTCGAGTGTGAATATTCATGTCAATATTACATTGCTacattttgttgattttgtcTAACCAAGTTGCTTCTCGACTGCTCGAACCTTGTACTCGATTGATCCTTCATTGACTAGCTTCTCAGCATCATACAGAAAATGTTTGACCAAACGGAACTTTTTCTGCAATTGATCGAATAATGCTGTTTGGTTCAGTATCGCATTAGACAGTTCACCATTA carries:
- the LOC103400361 gene encoding polyadenylate-binding protein 3, which translates into the protein MAAAVSGPVAQPVSPAAQQAPPVAAPSVFGNVSLYVGDLDPSVNEAQLYDLFNQMGQIVSIRVCRDQSRMQSLGYAYVNYGDPQHAANALEVLNFTPINGKPIRIMYSHRDPSIRKSGKANVFIKNLDKSIDHKALLDTFSTFGNVLSCKVALDGNGQSKGYGFVQYDNEESAQEAIKKLNKMLINGKLVYVGLFQRGQERNGQNGSPHFTNVYVKNLSETTTDEDLKKTFGEHGNITSAVVMRDGSGKSRCFGFVNFEKPEEAAAAIEKLNGSTVSGDKVLFVGRAQRKSEREAELRAKFEQERLSRFEKLQGANLYLKNLDDTVNDEKLKELFSEFGTITSCKVMLDHQGVSKGSGFVAFSTPEEANKALAEMSGKMIGRKPLYVAVAQRKEERKARLQARFAQIRAPGGMSPLPSGIPAYHPGAPRLAPQQLYFGQGSGILPHQPAGYGFQQQLVPGMRPGNFIMPYHLQRQGQPGQRMGVRRSGNFQHVQQQQLLHRNSNQGLRYMGNARNGVDPSLAPQGLVGPMMPLPLDGAGLPVSPNDIHRSGPLPTSTLASALASATPENQRLMLGEQLYPLVERIEPEHTAKVTGMLLEMDQTEVLHLIESPDALKNKVAEAMDVLRTAATKSDVTDQLGALDLNE